CCCTAATCGCAGCGCCATTACCCATCCTAGTTATCCACTCGCTCTCAGGGTTAGCTGGAACATCAGCGGCAACGGTTGTCTCAACAACAATAGCCATGTTTGGGTTAATTGAGTTAACAGCCGCATTTATACCCCTTAACCCAACTTCCTCCTGAGTGTTCCAGACAAGGTAAAGTGACAAGTCACCAGTAACTATCTTCCTAGCCTCCTCAGCTAAATCCACTAGTACGCTGCAGCCAACCCTATTATCCAGCGCCTTACTTATGATCACATTATCTCTTACCCTAAATGATCCTGCAAAAGCCCCAGCCACACCAGGTACTATACCAGCCTTGGAGGCTTCATCAGAGGAACTGAAGCCAGCATCAACATAAAGCTCCTCGAATCTGGATGGAGGCCTCTCCCTCCTTAAGTGTGGTGGATCAACCCCAACAGTGCCGTAGACATCGCCATTACGGCCCATGAAGACTATTTCCTGTTCAATCATAACCCATGGATCAATCCCACCTATCGGCACTACCTTAATGAAACCCCTCTGGTCTACGTGCGAAACCATAACCCCTACTTCATCGGCGTGGGCACTTACCATTAG
The sequence above is drawn from the Caldivirga sp. genome and encodes:
- a CDS encoding M42 family metallopeptidase, which gives rise to MDTSKLSKLTLEIGPSGFEDRVIRTILSMIRGYVDEFNVDNMGNLIARIGNGPFKLMVSAHADEVGVMVSHVDQRGFIKVVPIGGIDPWVMIEQEIVFMGRNGDVYGTVGVDPPHLRRERPPSRFEELYVDAGFSSSDEASKAGIVPGVAGAFAGSFRVRDNVIISKALDNRVGCSVLVDLAEEARKIVTGDLSLYLVWNTQEEVGLRGINAAVNSINPNMAIVVETTVAADVPANPESEWITRMGNGAAIRALDRSMVTNPRLLSAVLELASLRGVKYQVQVNPYGGTDAGAIHVHGTGVPTVVVSTPARYIHTPHSVVNLNDIEQVKLLVSIIVREHEELSKAVRIQV